The Sporosarcina ureae genomic sequence TGTCATGCAGTCTTTTTATTTCTTTTTATAGGTCAGTAATTGTACAATGGTGTTAGAAGGTTGTCGAAAGGGGTAATGAACTGTGGAAGAAACTGTGAAGCTCTTAGTGGTGGATGACGAGGATCGCATTCGTCGCCTGTTGAATATGTATTTATCTCGAGAAGGTTATGAAATTGAAGAAGCGGTCGATGGAGCAGATGCATTAGAGAAAGTGTTTGCTGGACAATATGACTGTATATTGCTCGACGTGATGATGCCTGAAAAAGATGGTATGGAAGTATTAGCTGAACTGCGTGAAAATAAAATTATGACACCTGTTATTTTATTGACAGCGAAAGGTGAAGAAGCAGACCGTGTAAGCGGGTTTGAAAGTGGTGCAGATGATTACATCGTCAAGCCATTCAGCCCAAGAGAAGTAGTCTTACGCGTTAAAGCTATGCTGAGACGTTCAGTTGCATTCCCGAACGTGTCGTCTAACACAACATCAAAAGATTTAGTAGTCTTCCCACAGCTGACGATTGATCATGATGCGCATCGTGTAACTGCTGAAGGTAAAGAAGTCAATCTAACACCGAAAGAATATGAGTTACTATATTTCCTGGCGAAATCACCAGATAAAGTATTCGATCGTGAACAATTGTTAAAAGAAGTATGGCATTACGAATTCTTTGGAGATTTGCGTACAGTGGATACACATGTCAAACGGCTACGTGAAAAATTGAGCCGTGTGTCAGAACGGGCAGCGAAAATGATTGTCACCGTTTGGGGTGTCGGTTATAAGTTCGAGGTTCCAAACGAATGATTAGAATATGGAATTCAATTGTCGGGAAGCTATGGGCCACCATATTGCTTCTCGTTTCCTTTGTCCTGTTTATCGTGACACTGTTCCTGCTCGAGTTTCTAGATAATTTCCATACGAAACAAGCAGAAGAGACCTTGCAGAGGGAAGCTGCCACCATCAGCAAAATCGTCAATGATCATAACGGACAAACGACCGATTCCATGCACCAGATTATAGAGGATATTCTTGATATGGAGACGAATGCAATCGTAGTTGATCAACAAGGTGATATTTTGTATTCATTCCATACGTCTTCGAGTAAAGAGGAAATTGAAGATAAATTACTGTCCGAAGGCAGTTTATTCGAGTCGCCAGAACTAGGTAAGCAAAAAATGAAAGAAATGATATTGCCTTCATTGACAGAGAAAGACGTCATGGAGCAATTTTTGATTTTATCTTATCCATTCGAACAAGTTAGTGGTGAACAAGCGAGTGTACTCATGTATCAAAGTCTCGATGCTGTGCACCGTACGACGAAAAGTACAACCAATATTGTTTTCTTATCGGCATTCATCGCATTTATATTGACTACGTTCTTTGCATTTTTCTTGTCTACACGGATTACATTGCCATTGCGTAAGATGAAGCAAGCTGCGTTTGAGTTGTCTAAAGGAAATTTCGATACACACTTACCTGTTGCGCAAAAAGATGAAATTGGTCAGTTAGCAACAGCTTTCAATCAGATGGGACGTCAATTGAAATATAACATTGAATTGATTAAGCAGGAGAAAGAACAGCTTTCCAGTATTCTTACATCTATGACAGATGCAGTTGTGACGTTTAACCAAGATTATTCCATTCTTCTGAAAAACCCGCAAGCAGAGTTATTGTTGAAGAAATGGTATGGTTATAATCAAAAAAATCATCATCCGTTGCCTAAAGAAGTGTTCCATATGCTTGAGCATGCCATTTCATTCGCTGAGGAAGTGGAAGACGAGTTGGAATTGGGCGGACAGTTTTATGTGATCTCTATCAGCCCGTTATACAGTGAAAATAGTATCCGTGGAGCGGTAGCGGTATTTCGTGATATGACGGAACAGCATAAATTGGATAAATTACGTTCAGATTTCATTGCCAACGTATCACATGAATTGCGAACACCCATTTCGATGTTGCAAGGATATAGTGAAGCCATCATAGATGATGTAGTGAGCAGTGAAGAGGAACGTATGGAAATGGTCCAGATTATTCATGATGAATCCAAGCGTATGAGCCGTCTCGTCACGGACTTGTTGAATCTTGCTAGAATGGAGTCTGGTTACATTCAACTTAATAAAAATCCCCTTTCAATTGTGGAATTTTTGGAACGTATAGTGACAAAGTTCTCACAAGTGGCAAAAGACGCCAAAGTGGACTTGTCTTTGGAAACAGAAGAGTCGGATACTCTGATCATAACGGCCGATGAAGACCGGCTGGAGCAAGTATTCACTAATTTGATTGATAATGCTATTCGTCATACTCCGGACGGTGGTGCTGTGACGCTATCGGTCTACCGGTCTACTGAAATGCTTGATATTACAGTAGCTGATACTGGCGTTGGTATTCCCGAAAAAGATTTGCCGTTCGTCTTTGAACGTTTCTATAAGGCGGATAAAGCAAGAACAAGAGGTAAAGGCGGTACAGGACTTGGTTTGGCTATTGCAAAGAATATTATGCAAGCACATGACGGTTCGATTTTAGCGACACGTGGAGATGAGAAAGGTACAATCTTTATTTGTTCTCTTCCACTTGATGCACTAAACAAATGAAACTTCTCCTGGACTGAAACGACTACTACTACAGAGCGAGGGGATTGAATGGATGATTCCGTTTTTCAACGATTATATGAAGATTATAACCGTGACGTATTCAACTTCCTCACTTATTTGACTCGCAATCGAGAGGTAGCGGAAGATTTGATGCACGAGGTTTATGTGCGTGTTCTCAAATCATACGGCCGTTTTGAAGGGAAGAGCTCTGAGAAAACTTGGTTATTTGCAATTGCGAAAAACGTCTCTATTGACTATTTTCGAAAACAATCCACAATCAAGAAACATACAAATATTCATTTCGATTGGGAAACAGAGCAATTAATTTCAACAAATCACTTGCCCGAACGTTTAGTTGAAGCGGGCGAAGAGCAGAGGCAAATGCTTGAAGCGTTGCACACATGTACGGGTGATCAGAAAATGGTCATCCTCATGCGGTTCTTCCAAGATCTATCAGTTGCTGAAACAGCTGAAGTTTTAGGCTGGACCGAAAGCAAAGTGAAAACGACACAACACCGTGCAATCAAAGCGTTAAAAGTGAAATTGGAAGCACGTTCGGTCAGAGAGGGGTGATGACATGAGCAAAGATAAATGGAATGAAGATGATCTCGAGAAACGTTTACGTGACATGCCGATCGTAGAAGATCAGCGTTCCAAAGATGAGGTTATGCAACGGTTAAAAAATGATTCAAGACTTTCTGAACCGAACGAGCCTAACAAAAGACCTTTCAAAACAAAATGGTCTCCACTTATTGCAACTGTTGCAGCGATTTTATTGCTCGCCATCATCTTGCCGACATTTTTTCAGCAAAGTAATGAAGTATCGATGGATAAAGCGACGACAGAAGAATCTGCTGATGCTGTTAAGGTGGAGAATGGAGAAGAATTGCAATCGCATGAAACAAATGATACATCCATGTTTACAAGACAGGTTTCAATGCCGCCCTCATACGCTGCCTATCCTACCGATGTCTTAGATCACACAGCGTTTCACATCGGCCTTGCTACCGATCAGGCGACCGTTGTTCCAGTAACGTTTCTGATACCGAATGAACGCCTTAGTGGAGACTTAGAGACCGCACGGGATGCAGTGACACTTTATAATGAGTATGCGAATAAAATAGATGAAGAGGCGCTTGGATTTACAGAGTATCATCCATATAAAGCGATAATTTCTTCAATAGGAAAACAAGTTCAATTGAAGTTTGCTGCAGATCATTCCTATGACACTTCGAGTGCGACACTTGAGATGTTAAATTTGTCCCTACAAGATACGTTTCAAGGATATGATGAAATCGTGTTGCTACAAGAAGATGCTTCTGCAATTACATTTGATCAAGTAGGTCAAGTGGAAAGACCGATCGCCTTGTCAGGTACCGTATCGCATCAAGCATACTATCGATACGTGAAATCAGATGGAGAAGCAGTACTCTCTACTAATTTTGGTAAAACTTCTAATACGGTGGAGCAAGCATTACATGATATGAAAAAGTCACCGAATGACATATATTCAACTGTGGTTCCTAAAGGAATTGACTTCACGGTCAAAGTAGAAAAAGACATTGTTAAAGTGAAATTCACTGAAGTACTTGATTTAGAAAAGATGCAACGTCAAGAGGCCATGCAATTGATAGAAGGGATCTTGATGACAGCGGCAAGTTTTGATAAATTTGTAGAATTCGACCAAGTTGCTCAAGCACAATGGATGGAATTTGATTTCACTCAGCCATTGGAAAAACCGATTGGTGCAAATCCAAAGTATTTAATTAACGAATAATTCTGTTTTGTAAACTTGTGAAGTTTACAAAACAGTTTTTTTACGTTATAATAGGTTCATAACTAAATATTGATTCATCTTCGGGGCAGGGTGTAATTCCCGACCGGCGGAAATGAAGTAGAATACTACTTTTTAGCCCGCGAGCTTAACAGCTGATTCTGGTGAGATTCCAGAGCCGACAGTATAGTCTGGATGGGAGAAGGTGAAGGTGCAGCCATCTTTTTGTGTACGCAAAAGTGGTGCTTGTTTCCTGACGGATAAGTTTGTATGATTTATCTGTTCTTAACAGTGCATTTTATTCTCCCTAAAGTATATTTTACTTTAGGGATTTTTAGCGCAACAAATAGATGAGCCAGCCTTTCCTCTTTTGAAGTGAATCGCAAAAGGAGAGAGGAACAAGTGAATAACAAGAAGTTACGTAAGCTGATTTTGGTGGCGATTTTGGGAAGTATTTCAACTGTGTTAATGCAGTTTAACTTTCCGATTCCGGCAATGCCTGGATTTTTAAAGATCGATTTTAGTGAGATCCCAGCTGTTATGGCAATCATGACGATGGGACCTGTTGCTGGTATAGGCGTAGAGTTATTGAAGAACGTCATGCACTGGTTCTTATCAGGAAGCCCGACTGGAGTACCGGTAGGTGAAGTTGCAAACTTCGTGACAGGCGTATTATTCATAATGCCAATCTACTGGATTTTTACGAAGTATCGTTCAGCTAAAGGTCTTGCATCAGGTTTGATCGCAGGTACGGTAGCAATGGCAGTAGGTATGAGCGTATTGAATTACTTAGTGTTCTTGCCGATGTACACATATTTCCTAGGCATGCCAGCAGTTACAGGCGACTCGCTTTATCAAATGATTATATTGGGAATCTTACCATTCAACTTGATAAAGGGTGTCATGCTATTAGCCATCACGTTGATGTTATATAGAAGCATGGAGAAGTGGATTCTCCAGCAACAAAAGAAGTTATCGTTCTAATCAAATAAACGCCGGTCTTCCTGAATAATAGGAAGACTGGCGTTTTTACTGTATATAGAGAATTAGCTAGTGAGAATGAGGGGATTGAAACGCCAGCTGGGGACGCTTTACGGTTTGCGCGGCATGAGTCCCTCATCGGCAAAGTGCAAAATTGATTTAAAGCAAAAAAACAACACATCCAGTAGTAGGAAGTGTTGTTGGGATTGAATCAATCTTCATATTTTAATGGATCGCCTTCGAAGGCTTCATCTGCAATTTTAATTGAATCGGTAGGGCAGCCATCATATGCATCCTCGAGATCCTCCATCAGTTCTTCTGGAACTTCAGTGTTTCCCGTGTTATCATCTAAAATAACAAATGCAATTCCCTCATCGTCATAATCATAGATATCTGGCGCAGCAGCCCCGCAGGCCCCGCAAGCTATACATGTATCCTGATCGACAATCGTATACTTTTTGCTAGACATTTGTCTTTCTCCCTTCTTCCATTCACTCATCCTATTTTGTATCTACTCTATTCTAAAGCTGTTTTCATCACTTTTCAACAAAAAAACGTTATTTCTTCAGGAGTGAGCGCAAATGAGTTTTGATTCTATCTTACTAACGATCTTCCAACGTCTCCATGGTGAGCGTTCAGCGCAAGGTGTTTACCATATACTTCGCGGGAAAAAATCAGGACAGACATTACAAGACGTTGAATATTATCAAGTTAAATCATACTATGCATTGTTGCCACAATTGACGGCAAGCGACTTTCAGCAAGCGTTAGAGCGGATGCAAGCAAACGGTCTGATCTATATAAATGAACTCGTCTATGTGACGGCAAAAGGTCAGATGGGGACGGGTAGTGAAATGTGGCGATTTAATGGCTGGAATTACCGTGGTCGTGAAAGAGAGTTCGGCAGACGTTTGGCGTTGCTAGTACAGACATTGTCCAATTTACGATGCGGTGAGACAATGTTCATGCCGATCCAGAAAGAATTGCCTACCCAACAATTTATCAAAGGACTTTTACGTAACCAATCAAGTAGCACGACTAATCTATCTACATCATTGCGAAAAGAATTGGAACACGCGCTAATTCATTCATCATTATCAGATTTACAACGTACGATAGTGAGCGATCGATTGACGGGTTACCGACTTACCGCATCTACTTGGGAACAGCTGGCGGAAAGTCTAAACATATCGACTATGACTCTGCAACTTTACTATTTAGAAGCATTACACATATTGCTGGACTTCCTACAACAACAACCGAATTTGCAATTACTGACAGAATTAGCGGTAGGTTGCAGAGTAGACACGTATTTGACACAATCTGCCGAACGGACACAAAAACTATTCGAGCGGGGTTATTCGGTAGAGCAAATTGCATCTTTACGAAATTTGAAATTAAGTACTATAGAAGATCATTTCATTGAAATGGCAGCGAATATGGATGGCTTTCCATATAAAGAATTTGTAACGGAAGAACAAATGGAGATGGTTTGGCGTCATGTTGAACAGTTGCAAACTAAAAGATTGCGTTTGTTGAAACAACAGTGCCCAGAATTGTCGTATTTCCAACTGCGATTAATCATCATTATTGGAAGGAGCGAGAGCTGATGGAACTTCAAGAAGTATTGCATCAAAAGTTCGGTTATGAATCATTTCGACCTGGGCAACAAGAAGTCATTAAGGAGTTACTTGCTGGACGGGATGCTGTGGCGATTTTTCCGACGGGTACGGGGAAGTCACTTTGTTATCAATTACCTGCATATATACTCGATGGAGCAGTGATCGTCATCTCTCCGCTCGTTGCGTTGATGGAAGATCAAGTGGCCAATCTACGAAAACATAAAGAGAAACGTGTGGTCGCGATCAATTCGTTTTTATCTAGCAAGGAAAAAGAATTGGCGCTCTCTACCATGACGCATTATAAGTTCATTTTTTTATCACCTGAAATGATGATGCAACAACATGTCCGGCAGCTTGTTCAACAATTACATATAGCTTTTTTTGTAGTGGATGAAGCCCATTGTATTTCCGAATGGGGATTTGATTTTCGACCAGACTATTTACGATTAAAAGAACTGTTCTCAGTTTTAAAAAGAGCACCGGTGTTGGCATTAACTGCTACTGCGAGTAAAAAAGTAGTGGAAGACATAACTACTTACTTACACATGAGAAATCCTCACATCGAACGACAGTCGATGGATCGTCCTGCTATATCCTATCGTGTGGTGCATTTGGATAATGAATTGGCAAAAACAGAGTGGATTATTGATAGACTTGCTACAACGATCGGACCTGGTATTATTTATGTGGCGTCACGAAAACGTGCGGATGAACTTTCGGCAATAATTCGAGAGAGAGGAATCCCGACAGCAAGTTATCATGGAGGCAAGGAACAGGATGAACGATCTATTATTCAAGAACAATTTATACAAGGTGAACTCGAGTGGATTTGTGCTACCAATGCATTTGGTATGGGAATCCATAAAGATGATATTCGACAAGTTATTCATGAGCATCTACCTGCTACGCCAAGCGCGTACATTCAGGAAGTAGGACGTGCAGGACGTGATGGGGATCAGGCTGCGGTCACACTTTTATATAGTGTGCGAGATATACAGAAAGTGAAGTTCATCGTGTACGAGGATTTGCCAGAGGAACAGCAAATTCTTTATTATCATTCTTTACTGCAATCAGGTACTGGGAGTCAATTGGCTGCCGAGCAAGCTGGACTATCAGAAGTAGCTAGTCGTTTGCTTGATTATTATTTGGAACAATACGATATAGAACATGTCATTCGACAAATCGAACAAATATATCAAGTGAAAGAGAAACAAATTGCCGAAATGGAGAGTTATGTAAAAAGTGAAAGGTGTTTGCGACAGAAATTAGTACAGTTTTTTGGCGAGAATACGTCGCCAGCAGAAACGGATTGCTGTTCAAACTGCCAGAATCTAGATGACGATTGGTTGATTAAGTCACAAGCATCAACTGAACACGTAAACAAAGCGTTACAGTGGAGTGAACGTCTACGTCAGTTATTAGGTTAAAGCAGACTGTCAGTATTTACTTTTTAGACAAAATTCGGCATAATAGAGATAGATGAGTTTGTGAACGGACGTATTTTTCACGGATGAATAAAGGAATTGCATCATATAATAGCAACAGACATTATGCGGTGTGAAGGAGAAATTAGACATGTTAAACGATCAGTATAAAATGGATTTTGAACAACAGCGAAAAGAGATTAAAGAAAAAGCGCCTATCGATAAACTTCCCTCCCGTGCAGAAGTACATGGAAAGAAGAAAGAGGAGAAATACGGTCAAGTGAAAGTCATCAATATTTTTCTGGCGATTTTTACATTAATACCTATTGTTATACTCCTTTATGTATTATCGGATCTCTATTCCCCTGACGTTCCCGATCAAGTACCTGTTGAAAAAGTCGAGTTGTCGGTTGGGCTTTATCCGTCCATGACACATTTCATGCATGCCGTTTCCTAAGCGCAGTATAATAGTTAGGGGTTTTAATGAAATCTCGCTACACTACTAATGAAAATTACTACTACAAAAGCAAAGTAGACGCTTTGCTTTTTTTTATGGGAGTTGACTAATGAAAAAGGTTCGAATAGCGGGATTATCAGTTTTTTTATCAGCGATGACTATGCTGACTTATATGTTTACCTTAGCTCATCGGAATCGTGTGCTTACTCATACATTAACTATTCAATCGTCGCCAACTAATAAATTGAACGTGTTCTTCATTTCAGATATCCACAGACGGAGTATTCCTCAGCGACTGATAGATGATTTGCGTACGCGTTCTATCGATGTGGTTATCGTAGGTGGAGATGCGGCGGAAGGCGGTGTGCCGATTGAGCGAATTGAACGCAATATGCGTTTACTCGCTTCAGTGGGGCCGATCTTCTATATTTTTGGAAATAATGATCAAGAAGTAGGCACAGAAAATATATTACGTGTGATGGAACATGTAGGTGGTAAAGTGTTGGTCAACAGTACTACATCGATACCGAACCATCCGAATTTCGGTATATGTGGGCTGCAAGATCCAAATAACGGAAAAGTAGAGATCGATAAGGCTGTGGATTCTGCAAAAGGTTATGATCATTTGATCCTAGCTGTACATAATCCTTCATTTTTCCGAAAGTTTGAAGAGAAGCGGCGACCTGATTTATCTGTTGCTGGCCATACACATGGCGGCCAGATTAGACTTGGTCGTTGGGGCATGCAAGACCTTGGTCGCTTTGAGACGGCGGAAAGCTGCGCGAAATTAATCAGTAACGGCTATGGAACGACAATGGTGCCGTTACGTTTCGGTGCGAAACCCGAATGTCATGTAGTGGAAGTTCATTACTAGAACGCGAGAAATTAGGAGAGTAGATGTCATGAATTCTGTAGATGCAGTAATTGTTGGTGGCGGTCCATGTGGCTTGTCAGCGGCAATAGAATTGCAAAATATCGGTTTATCGGTAGTGGTGATTGAAAAAGGAAATATCGTGAATTCGATTTATAATTATCCCACTCACCAAACGTTTTTTAGTTCCAGCATGAAATTATCGATAGGCAAGACGCCATTCATTACAGCGATAGATAAACCAAGACGTAATGATGCACTCGTATATTATAGAACTGTTGCACAAATCGAGAACTTGCGAATCAATAGTCATGAGCGAGTGGAAGATATAAATAAGCAGCATGATCAATTTATTGTGACGACGAATAAAGCGGTCTATGAAGCGAAATATGTCGTAGTGGCAACAGGTTATTATGATCAACCCAATCGTTTACATGTCGAAGGAGAGAATTTGCCTACTGTCTATCATTACTTTAAAGAAGCACATCCGTACTTCAATAAAAAGGTGACAGTCATTGGCGGGAAAAATTCTGCTGTCGACGCAGCAATCGAGTTACAACGCGCGGGTGCGCATGTAACTGTCATCTATCGAAACGAAACGTATTCGAAAAGTGTAAAACCTTGGATACTCCCAGGTTTTGAAAGTTTGGTGCGTAACGGTCAAGTCGATATGCATTTTAATGCGTATGTAACGAAAATTACTGAAAAAACAGTTACCGTTAATCAGCAAGGCACCTTATTTGATCTCGACAGTGACTACGTCTTTGCGATGATCGGCTATCATCCGGATCATGCATTTTTACGTAAAATAGGGATTGAAGTAAACGAACAATCTGGACGACCTGTTTTCAATGAAGAAACGATGGAAACAAACGTTGATAATTTATTCATCGCAGGTGTTATTGCAGCGGGGAATAATGCCAATGAAATTTTTATCGAAAATGGACGTTTCCATGGTGGAATGATTGCACAATGTATTGCACAAAATATGTGAATGAATCAGTCGCTTGCCTTACAGGTCAGGCGGCTTTTATTGTATATGGTGTGATATACTAGCGATATGAGGAGGCGCTTATGTTTATTTTACTGACAGTCGCAATAGCGCCGGCGCTGGCACTTTTCAGTTATTTGTATTTACGTAAACAAATTGCCAAGGAGCCGTCCAAGACGCTATTCCATGCATTCATTTACGGTGCAATCATGACATTTCCTATTTTGTTTATCCAGCATGTATTTGAAGAAGAGCATGTATTTCATAATGAGTTTTTCCGAAATGTATTATTTACGAGCAGTTTAGAGGAATTTTTTAAATGGATTATTATTTTTATTCTCGTATATAAAACAATTGAGTTTGAAGATGCCTATGATGGGATTTTATATGGAGCGAGTGTCTCACTCGGATTCGCTACAATAGAAAACATTTTATATTTACTATCTTTCGGTTTGAATACAGCTTTTCTTCGTGCATTACTGCCTGTCTCAAGTCACGCATTATTTGGTGTCGTGATGGGGTATTATTTTGGTAAAGCGAAGTTTTCTGTTGCATCAGAAAAAGCGAAATGGATAGTTATTGCATTTTTAGCGCCATTGCTACTTCATATACTTTACAACTCGATTTTATTTACTAATGATTATTGGCTGTATTTAATGATCCCTTTTATGCTGTTCCTATGGTGGTTTGGGCTGACACGAGTGAAGTATGCACATACTTTTGCGATGCAACAATTCAGAAAACGAAATCAATCAAACTTTTAGAAATCCGTCTGAGTTCTTCAGACGGATTTTTTGCCTTATAAAATACTCGATATTGGACAAACTACGAGGAAGCACAATTTTATGGAGGTGGATGTCTATGAAGCGAATTACAAAACGCTTCCTATTTTTATTACTGGCAGGCATCATGATGTTTTCTTTCTTTGCGAGTCATAGTGAAGCGTTCAGTGGACGTGACTTAGCGAAAGGTGCAAAAGGGGACGATGTAATTGAATTGCAAGCAAGGCTCCAATATATCGGTTTCTATCATGGAGAAATTGATGGTAATTTCGGTTTCGGGACGTACTGGGCATTACGCAATTTCCAGGAGCAATACGGTTTACCACTTGACGGGATAGCGGGTAAAAGCACGCAGAAGAAGTTGCGAGGAATTTCAGATTACGATGAAAAGTATGTAAAAGGGCAGATAGCGAAAGGAAATCAATTTACCTATTACGGTGGACAGTCGCTAGAATCCCAAGTGAAAAAGGGGAGTGTCCCGCACAAGCAGTCGCAAACCCAAATGCAAGCACCGCCTAAATATACTGACCAGGATATTAATTTATTGGCCAATGCAGTGTATGGTGAAGCACGTGGCGAGCCATACGAAGGACAAGTGGCGGTAGCGGCAGTTATTTTAAACCGTGTCGAACATCCAGATTTTCCTGATTCAATTGGCGGCGTCATCTTTCAACCGGGAGCGTTTACTGCGGTTGCGGATGGACAAATTTGGCTGACACCGAATGAACGTGCGAAAGAAGCCGTTATTGATGCAATCAACGGTTGGGATCCTTCAGAAAATGCAATTTACTATTTCAATCCAATCACAGCAACTAGTAAATGGATTTGGTCAAGGCCACAAATTAAGAAAATCGGTTTACACATATTTTGTGACTAATAGAAAGGAGACCTAGCTTATTATGAAACGAATGATTTTCATTCTGACCTATTCATTTATTGTATTGGGAATATATACGTTTGGAACAGTGCGTGAAAATGAAGATTTATCAATTGCATTGAATGGCCAATATTCCAAAAGTATGACAGATGCCTCACAAAAACTAGGTGAGTTGGAAGAGGCAGTAAATAAGTCATTATTATTTGAAGATCAAAAAAGTTCTGCAAAGGAAAGAGAAGATATTTGGCGTTTGTCATCAGATATCAAATCATCCATATCCTCACTTCCTGTAGATGAAAGTTTCTCTACTTCCTGGATGAATTATTTAGGAAGATTAGGGAATTTCGCAAAGCAATCTACAGAGAACGGCGACGCTGACGAATACTATGGCGTGATGCAACGCGCTTCAGAAAATCTGGATGAACTAACGAGTGAATGGCAGTTAGCGACAAAAGATATGTTTTCAAGAAAAATGTCAATCAGCAACTGGGAAAAAAAGTTGCGTGATTCACCTGATGGAAAGGCGAATTGGTCGAAAATGGGAGAGTCTGTCATGGAATATACAGAAGCAGTATTCCCTCTAACGGCTAGTGAGTCTGATGCGAAGAAGAAAAAAGAGTTGCGTGATATTAAGGAAAAGAAAATTAGCGAAGACGAGGCAATTCAAAAATTCAAAAAGCTTCTGCCGACTGTATCGAATGATATCATTGCAGCGGAAAGAAGTAGAAAAGGGGCTCCATATCCATTTTATCATATCCGTTATGCGGAAAATTCTTCAATTGGCTATATAGATATAACTGAAAAAGGTGGACATGTTCTGTCGTATCTCATGGAGCGTCGCATGGGTAAGCCTACAGTTTCCTATGAAGAATTAGAGAAGCTGGCTGATGAGTTTTTAAAGAAGGCGAATTATACGGATTTGGTTTTAGAAGAGGCGAGAGAGAATGATAACGCGTGGCATTTTGTTTTCGTCCGGGTGGATCCTGAAAATGATGCCAAAGTATTTTCAGATCCAATTCATATCAAATTAGCAAAAGACAACGGGGAAGTGATCGGTCTGAATGCATCGGAATACATTCGTAAAGAACAGCCAAAACCACAGCCTATTCGTACAGCGGAGTGGCATACGTTCTTTAGACCGGATGTTACAGTAATGGCTCAGGAGCTTGCCTATGTAGAAAATAGTCAAATGGAGCAACGCCTTGCGCATTATTTAACTGTCGTTTCAGGTGAAGAAAATTTAGAGACATATAAGATTCTCGTTGATACGGAGACATTAGAAGTGATTACGACAGAAAAACAATAAAAAGGATTGGAAAAATTTACTCCACATGACATAATAAAAGAATAGGACGAATGGCAGGTGGAGATATGAGACTAAGTATCGGGACAGTATTAACATTGGAAAAAGATTATACTGAGGAATCGGA encodes the following:
- a CDS encoding helix-turn-helix domain-containing protein — protein: MSFDSILLTIFQRLHGERSAQGVYHILRGKKSGQTLQDVEYYQVKSYYALLPQLTASDFQQALERMQANGLIYINELVYVTAKGQMGTGSEMWRFNGWNYRGREREFGRRLALLVQTLSNLRCGETMFMPIQKELPTQQFIKGLLRNQSSSTTNLSTSLRKELEHALIHSSLSDLQRTIVSDRLTGYRLTASTWEQLAESLNISTMTLQLYYLEALHILLDFLQQQPNLQLLTELAVGCRVDTYLTQSAERTQKLFERGYSVEQIASLRNLKLSTIEDHFIEMAANMDGFPYKEFVTEEQMEMVWRHVEQLQTKRLRLLKQQCPELSYFQLRLIIIIGRSES
- a CDS encoding RecQ family ATP-dependent DNA helicase, whose product is MELQEVLHQKFGYESFRPGQQEVIKELLAGRDAVAIFPTGTGKSLCYQLPAYILDGAVIVISPLVALMEDQVANLRKHKEKRVVAINSFLSSKEKELALSTMTHYKFIFLSPEMMMQQHVRQLVQQLHIAFFVVDEAHCISEWGFDFRPDYLRLKELFSVLKRAPVLALTATASKKVVEDITTYLHMRNPHIERQSMDRPAISYRVVHLDNELAKTEWIIDRLATTIGPGIIYVASRKRADELSAIIRERGIPTASYHGGKEQDERSIIQEQFIQGELEWICATNAFGMGIHKDDIRQVIHEHLPATPSAYIQEVGRAGRDGDQAAVTLLYSVRDIQKVKFIVYEDLPEEQQILYYHSLLQSGTGSQLAAEQAGLSEVASRLLDYYLEQYDIEHVIRQIEQIYQVKEKQIAEMESYVKSERCLRQKLVQFFGENTSPAETDCCSNCQNLDDDWLIKSQASTEHVNKALQWSERLRQLLG
- a CDS encoding metallophosphoesterase, with protein sequence MKKVRIAGLSVFLSAMTMLTYMFTLAHRNRVLTHTLTIQSSPTNKLNVFFISDIHRRSIPQRLIDDLRTRSIDVVIVGGDAAEGGVPIERIERNMRLLASVGPIFYIFGNNDQEVGTENILRVMEHVGGKVLVNSTTSIPNHPNFGICGLQDPNNGKVEIDKAVDSAKGYDHLILAVHNPSFFRKFEEKRRPDLSVAGHTHGGQIRLGRWGMQDLGRFETAESCAKLISNGYGTTMVPLRFGAKPECHVVEVHY
- a CDS encoding YpdA family putative bacillithiol disulfide reductase, which gives rise to MNSVDAVIVGGGPCGLSAAIELQNIGLSVVVIEKGNIVNSIYNYPTHQTFFSSSMKLSIGKTPFITAIDKPRRNDALVYYRTVAQIENLRINSHERVEDINKQHDQFIVTTNKAVYEAKYVVVATGYYDQPNRLHVEGENLPTVYHYFKEAHPYFNKKVTVIGGKNSAVDAAIELQRAGAHVTVIYRNETYSKSVKPWILPGFESLVRNGQVDMHFNAYVTKITEKTVTVNQQGTLFDLDSDYVFAMIGYHPDHAFLRKIGIEVNEQSGRPVFNEETMETNVDNLFIAGVIAAGNNANEIFIENGRFHGGMIAQCIAQNM
- the prsW gene encoding glutamic-type intramembrane protease PrsW, with the translated sequence MFILLTVAIAPALALFSYLYLRKQIAKEPSKTLFHAFIYGAIMTFPILFIQHVFEEEHVFHNEFFRNVLFTSSLEEFFKWIIIFILVYKTIEFEDAYDGILYGASVSLGFATIENILYLLSFGLNTAFLRALLPVSSHALFGVVMGYYFGKAKFSVASEKAKWIVIAFLAPLLLHILYNSILFTNDYWLYLMIPFMLFLWWFGLTRVKYAHTFAMQQFRKRNQSNF
- the sleB gene encoding spore cortex-lytic enzyme gives rise to the protein MKRITKRFLFLLLAGIMMFSFFASHSEAFSGRDLAKGAKGDDVIELQARLQYIGFYHGEIDGNFGFGTYWALRNFQEQYGLPLDGIAGKSTQKKLRGISDYDEKYVKGQIAKGNQFTYYGGQSLESQVKKGSVPHKQSQTQMQAPPKYTDQDINLLANAVYGEARGEPYEGQVAVAAVILNRVEHPDFPDSIGGVIFQPGAFTAVADGQIWLTPNERAKEAVIDAINGWDPSENAIYYFNPITATSKWIWSRPQIKKIGLHIFCD